The stretch of DNA TTGCTCTGGAGAGCCCAGATCTGTAATCTCGACTTCGTCTTGACCGGGTAAGTTGTTCTCGTCTGCTTTCATAGCATTCTTCCTTACTTCAAGCGAGGCTAGTTACCTATCTGGCTACTCGGTAAGTAAAAGGCACCTTCATAGGTACTATAAGAGATATAAGGGTTTATGACAAGACCTTAACAGGATGCTTTGTCGTTTAAATCCCTACATATGGGTAATATACTGATTGAAAGAATTTCCTTTAGAACATCGGTACTATAAATAATTGTAATCGTAGGTATAGAAAAAGAAATGTACAAAGAGATTTTAAATTGATCGCTTAGTTTCGTCTAGTAATATTGATTGAATTGAATTTCGTATGATGGAGGGATTTCGTTCAAAGGAAAAAGAGAGAGATGCTCATCATCATCTACCTGTTCGTCACAACAATATTCTCGATCATTTTCGTGTGGCAGATAGTGCATCGTATTGCTCATCCTTTTGAATGCACCTGTGGCTTCAGGACGCGCTTCCTGAATAAATTCAAAGGGCACCTGCTACAAAGCCATCGATGGCATTAGTGGCTGCTAGCAACAGATCGGACGATTTAGCCGAGAGAGCCTATGGAGGGCGCGACCACAAGGGTTCATACGCGGAGGTTTTTGGAAGCGGCCTCGGCTACTGGTGTCCGTCCCGTTCCCAGAAATCTACTTATGCAAGTCCTTGTGGTCGCTCTCTCCCTCATTCCATATCCTATGGGCGTTGAGGTTACGGGTTATCCCACTCTCTTCCATCGCGCTGGATCAATTCATTGGCTTCTTCAGGCCCCCAAGTTCCGGCTTTATAGGGATAGATGGTATCGGGAGGCATATCCTTCCATACATTGGTGATGCTGTCGATGATGCGCCAGGAAGTTTCTACCTCGTCACGACGTATGAAGAGTGTCGAGTCTCCTAATATACAGTCGGCAATCAATCTTTCGTAGGCATCGGGGGATTCGATGCCGAAGGCGCTTTCGTAGGAAAAATTCATATTCACATCTGCCAGGTGCTGGGCCGCGCCGGGCACTTTGGCGGCGAATTTCAGGCTCATCCCTTCATCTGGTTGAATACGAATGGTCAGGCGATTAGGCACCAGCCCCTTCGTTTCATTCGGATTATAGAGCTGGTGTGGAACACGCTTGAATTGGATAGTGACCTCGGTACTGCGTTTTGGCAAGCGTTTGCCGGTACGGATGTAGAAAGGAACATCGGCCCAGCGCCAGTTTTCGACGAACAGTTTCAGAGCGACATACGTTTCGGTCGTCGAGTTGGGCGCAACCCCCTGCTCCTCTTTATAGCCCGGCACCTGTTGTCCGTCGATTACACCGGCTGTGTACTGACCGCGCACCGTATTCTGTTTCACCTTTTCTGGAGTGAACAACGGAATGGCGCGCATGACCTTGACCTTCTCGTCGCGAATGGCCTCGGCGTCGAATGCAACCGGTGGTTCCATGGCGGTCAGGCAGAGCACTTGCATGATGTGGTTCTGCACCATATCACGTATCGCGCCTGATTCTTCGTAATATTCAGCACGCGTGCCGATACCCAGGCTCTCTGCTACCAGAATTTGCACGTGGTCGATGTATTTCTGATTCCAGAGTGGCTCGAAAATACCGTTGGCGAAACGAAATGCCAGAATATTTTGCACCGTCTCTTTACCCATGTAGTGGTCGATGCGGAAAATCTGATTTTCACGGAAGACCCGAGCGAGTTCGCGATTGAGTTTTTGCGCCGTTTCCAGGTTGCGCCCGAAGGGTTTTTCAATGATGAGGCGTGCCCATCCCTCTTCGCCTTCCTGATTAGCCTGCGAGCGCGCAAGGCCGGCGCCACCGAGTTGATGGATGAGTTCGGAGTCGAGGGAAGGCGGTGTTGCCAGGTAGTAGATGCGATTTCCTTGTGTGCCCCGATCCCTATCCAGCTGCTCGAGCATATCCGCCAGCTTCTGGAATCCCTCGCGATCATTGAAATCGGATTGGCAATAGAAAATGTGCTGAGCAAATTCGTGCTGCGCTTTGCTATCGAGCTTATCATCATCGGGCATATATTTGTTGATCGAATCGATGGCCATACCGCGATATTGCTCATCGTTCAAGGGGCGGCGCGCGAAAGCAATGATCGAGAATGCCTCGGGTAGGGGATGGTCGTGCCAGAGATGGGCCAGGGTAGGCAAAAGCTTGCGCTGCGTCAGGTCGCCCGTGGCACCGAATATGACGATCACACATGGTTCGGGCTGTTGGCCGTTCTGCCAGATCGTGTGCTGCTTCAATACCGTATGTTGTTTCAGTTGTGTTACCGGCTTAACTTCTTGTACCATATTCACTCTCCTTACAGAAAATTTATGCCGCTATCCAGAGTATACCTCACTCCGGCACATTGCGTATAGCAATCTCGTCTGTTTTATCTTGCCAGCAGCAAGAAGGATTCATAATTATCACGTATCAGCATGCAATTTGTGTGAGCAACCTTCCTGCTGATTACTCATCAGGAGTGCGCGAGGGATTCTTCGCTGCGCTCAGAATGACAGGCCTACGAGCAGACGTGTCATTCTGAGCGCAGCGAAGAATCCCTCGCGCACTCCTGAACCCAGGTGAACTCGCCTCGTCCAGGGAACTCATGGGTAATCACCAAACTTCCAATCGCTTGCCTGGATATTGAAAGATTGGTAAGATACGAGCCAGCGCGGTCTGATTTGGCAGTTCATCTCAATGATTGGAGGCCCTTGATGGGAAACGTTTCTTCTCGAAAGGATTTTTGTCTTTCACCATTGAGAAAGGATTATCATGCAATTGACCGATCGTATATTACTGCGCTTGCACGTCGAGGCCGTCTGGGACGTACATTTTGCTTCCCCTGTGCTCAATGATGTTGAGCTATCTGCCGAAGACTCACAACTTTTCTGGAATCTCTGTGTGGCGGACCTGGCTTCGGGCCGCGTGTATATATGGAGACCCGGTGTGACCGCTATTGAACGGGAAGTACTACGCTTGAGAGCGGACGAAGCCCTGACATCCTCATCGGTTGGTGTTCCACTATCAGAAGTACATCGCGAGGTGGCTCTTTCCCTGGTTGCCGCCCCGCGATTTGATAAGGCAACTGCCGCCACAATTGCCCGTCCTTTAACTGAAAAGGATCAAGCGCTGATTGAGGCGTTCGATCCTGGTTCTCAGGATTACTACTTTCATCCCCAAAGGCAACCACTTATCGGCGTGGTCATTGCAGGGCAACTTGTGAGCCTGGCTCATAGTTCCCGACGCACTTTAGAAGCCTGTGAATTGGGGATAGATACGCTTGCTGAAGCGCGCCGGA from Ktedonobacteraceae bacterium encodes:
- the zwf gene encoding glucose-6-phosphate dehydrogenase gives rise to the protein MVQEVKPVTQLKQHTVLKQHTIWQNGQQPEPCVIVIFGATGDLTQRKLLPTLAHLWHDHPLPEAFSIIAFARRPLNDEQYRGMAIDSINKYMPDDDKLDSKAQHEFAQHIFYCQSDFNDREGFQKLADMLEQLDRDRGTQGNRIYYLATPPSLDSELIHQLGGAGLARSQANQEGEEGWARLIIEKPFGRNLETAQKLNRELARVFRENQIFRIDHYMGKETVQNILAFRFANGIFEPLWNQKYIDHVQILVAESLGIGTRAEYYEESGAIRDMVQNHIMQVLCLTAMEPPVAFDAEAIRDEKVKVMRAIPLFTPEKVKQNTVRGQYTAGVIDGQQVPGYKEEQGVAPNSTTETYVALKLFVENWRWADVPFYIRTGKRLPKRSTEVTIQFKRVPHQLYNPNETKGLVPNRLTIRIQPDEGMSLKFAAKVPGAAQHLADVNMNFSYESAFGIESPDAYERLIADCILGDSTLFIRRDEVETSWRIIDSITNVWKDMPPDTIYPYKAGTWGPEEANELIQRDGREWDNP
- a CDS encoding GNAT family N-acetyltransferase; this encodes MQLTDRILLRLHVEAVWDVHFASPVLNDVELSAEDSQLFWNLCVADLASGRVYIWRPGVTAIEREVLRLRADEALTSSSVGVPLSEVHREVALSLVAAPRFDKATAATIARPLTEKDQALIEAFDPGSQDYYFHPQRQPLIGVVIAGQLVSLAHSSRRTLEACELGIDTLAEARRKGYGLAATILWTQSILQEGLVPIYSADASNTASLRLADAAGYRAFAKIATLE